In Methylobacterium aquaticum, the following are encoded in one genomic region:
- a CDS encoding HugZ family protein, translating to MAEADRKQAAPLPAAEAPFDAIGLARSLLRKIRSGALATLERDGGAPFASLVTVATDVDGTPLLLLSRLSAHTLNLEADPRCSLLLSAGGKGDPLAHPRLTVTGRAERSAEPRVRARFLARHPKAALYADFPDFAFFRLEVRAGHLNGGFAKAATLTAGELLTDLAGLEALAESEPGAVAHMNEDHLDAVALYATRLAGEEPGPWRLTGFDPDGLDLMAGERTARVPFPERLSGPGALRPALVAMAAQARATPDP from the coding sequence ATGGCCGAGGCAGACAGGAAACAGGCCGCGCCGCTGCCGGCCGCCGAGGCGCCGTTCGACGCCATCGGGCTGGCCAGGTCGCTGCTGCGCAAGATCCGCTCGGGGGCGCTCGCCACCCTGGAGCGCGACGGTGGTGCGCCCTTCGCCTCGCTCGTCACCGTGGCGACGGACGTCGACGGGACGCCGCTCCTGCTGCTCTCGCGCCTCTCGGCCCACACCCTCAACCTGGAGGCGGATCCGCGCTGCTCGCTGCTGCTCTCGGCCGGCGGCAAGGGCGACCCCCTGGCCCATCCGCGCCTCACCGTGACGGGGCGTGCCGAACGTAGCGCCGAGCCCCGGGTGCGGGCGCGGTTCCTCGCCCGCCACCCGAAGGCCGCGCTCTACGCTGACTTCCCGGATTTCGCGTTCTTCCGCCTCGAGGTCCGGGCCGGGCACCTCAACGGCGGCTTTGCCAAGGCGGCGACGCTGACGGCCGGTGAACTGCTGACCGATCTCGCCGGCCTCGAGGCGCTGGCCGAATCCGAGCCCGGCGCCGTCGCCCACATGAACGAGGACCACCTCGACGCCGTCGCGCTCTACGCAACCCGGCTCGCCGGCGAGGAGCCCGGGCCGTGGCGGCTGACCGGGTTCGACCCCGACGGGCTCGACCTGATGGCCGGCGAGCGCACCGCCCGGGTCCCGTTCCCGGAGCGGCTCTCCGGTCCCGGCGCCCTACGTCCCGCCCTGGTGGCGATGGCGGCGCAGGCGCGGGCCACGCCCGATCCCTGA
- a CDS encoding response regulator transcription factor has product MPTIALVDDDRNILTSVSIALETEGYRIQTYTDGASALDGLKHSPPDLAIFDIKMPRMDGMELLRRLRQKSDLPVIFLTSKDEEIDELFGLKMGADDFIRKPFSQRLLVERVKAVLRRFAAKEAGPAASAREAEAAAARSLERGQLMMDPERHTCTWKGEPVTLTVTEFLILQALAQRPGVVKSRNALMDAAYDDQVYVDDRTIDSHIKRLRKKFKVTDNSFDMIETLYGVGYRFKEM; this is encoded by the coding sequence ATGCCGACCATCGCCCTCGTCGATGACGACCGCAACATCCTGACCTCCGTGTCGATCGCCCTGGAGACCGAGGGGTACAGGATCCAGACCTATACCGACGGCGCCTCCGCCCTCGACGGCCTGAAGCATTCGCCGCCCGACCTCGCGATCTTCGACATCAAGATGCCGCGCATGGACGGGATGGAGCTCTTGCGCCGCCTGCGCCAGAAATCCGACCTGCCGGTGATCTTCCTGACCTCGAAGGACGAGGAGATCGACGAGCTGTTCGGCCTCAAGATGGGCGCCGACGACTTCATCCGGAAGCCGTTCTCGCAGCGCCTCCTGGTCGAGCGGGTGAAGGCGGTGTTGCGCCGCTTCGCCGCCAAGGAGGCCGGGCCCGCCGCCTCGGCCCGGGAGGCGGAGGCCGCCGCCGCGCGCTCCCTGGAGCGCGGCCAGCTGATGATGGACCCCGAGCGCCACACCTGCACCTGGAAGGGCGAGCCGGTGACGCTGACGGTGACCGAGTTCCTGATCCTCCAGGCGCTGGCCCAGCGCCCCGGCGTGGTGAAGAGCCGCAACGCGCTCATGGACGCGGCCTATGACGACCAAGTCTATGTCGACGACCGCACCATCGACAGCCACATCAAGCGCCTGCGCAAGAAGTTCAAGGTCACCGACAACAGCTTCGACATGATCGAGACGCTGTACGGCGTCGGCTACCGCTTCAAGGAAATGTAA
- a CDS encoding sensor histidine kinase has translation MRRWIAQRFASSLTRRIVVLNLAGLIALLIGFLYLNQFRQGLIEARVQSLLTQGDIIAGAIAASATVDTDAITIDPDRLLQLQAGEGGTYGDEAPSGLEFSLNPERVAPLLRRLITPTGTRARVYDRDGTMLIDSRGLYIRGDLSRDPPPAHKERPSLIEQAWNAVRTHVPGLGRPSTADEPGPADGRTLPEVQRALAGARGTLVRRNGPGETIVSVAVPIQRGRTVRGALLLSTQEGDIDKIIAAERFSLLQVFIIAALVMVVLSMLVAGQIVGPVGRLAEAAERVRTGIKSRQEIPDFTRRTDEIGHLSRALRDMTQALYRRLDAIENFAADVSHELKNPLTSLRSAVETLPLAKTDESRGRLLQVIQHDVKRLDRLISDIADASRLDAELARAEAGRVDLRKLITTVVSVANERRRRGDAAIDLTVEPAPSGTEDPFAILGHDSRLGQVVNNLLDNARSFSPKGATVRVALRRRRNAVELTVEDDGPGIPPHALERIFERFYTDRPEQGFGQNSGLGLSISRQIVQAHRGTIRAENRLGPLGEDGEPALLGARFIVRIPAQSR, from the coding sequence GTGCGGCGCTGGATCGCGCAGCGCTTCGCCTCGAGCCTGACCCGGCGCATCGTGGTCCTGAACCTCGCCGGGCTGATCGCGCTGCTGATCGGCTTCCTCTACCTCAACCAGTTCCGCCAGGGCCTGATCGAGGCCCGGGTCCAGAGCCTCTTGACGCAAGGCGACATCATCGCCGGCGCCATCGCGGCGTCGGCGACCGTCGACACCGACGCGATCACCATCGATCCCGACCGGCTGCTCCAGCTCCAGGCCGGCGAGGGCGGCACTTACGGCGACGAGGCGCCCTCGGGCCTCGAATTCTCCCTCAACCCGGAGCGGGTGGCCCCGCTCCTGCGCCGCCTGATCACGCCGACCGGGACCCGCGCCCGGGTCTACGACCGCGACGGCACGATGCTGATCGATTCGCGCGGGCTCTACATCCGGGGCGACCTCAGCCGCGATCCGCCGCCGGCGCACAAGGAGCGCCCGAGCCTGATCGAGCAGGCCTGGAACGCCGTGCGGACCCATGTGCCGGGTCTCGGCCGGCCCTCGACCGCCGACGAGCCGGGCCCGGCGGACGGGCGCACCCTGCCGGAAGTCCAGCGCGCGCTGGCCGGCGCCCGCGGCACCCTGGTGCGCCGCAACGGCCCGGGCGAGACCATCGTGTCCGTGGCGGTGCCGATCCAGCGCGGCCGCACCGTGCGCGGCGCCCTGCTGCTCTCGACCCAGGAAGGCGACATCGACAAGATCATCGCGGCGGAACGCTTCTCGCTGCTCCAGGTCTTCATCATCGCGGCGCTCGTGATGGTGGTGCTGTCGATGCTGGTCGCCGGGCAGATCGTCGGCCCGGTCGGGCGCCTGGCGGAGGCCGCGGAGCGGGTGCGCACCGGCATCAAGTCGCGGCAGGAGATCCCCGACTTCACCCGGCGCACCGACGAGATCGGGCATCTGTCCCGGGCGCTGCGGGACATGACCCAGGCGCTCTACCGCCGCCTCGACGCGATCGAGAATTTCGCGGCGGACGTGTCGCACGAGCTGAAGAACCCGCTCACCTCGCTCCGCAGCGCCGTCGAGACCCTGCCGCTGGCCAAGACCGACGAATCCCGCGGCCGGCTGCTGCAGGTGATCCAGCACGACGTGAAGCGCCTCGACCGGCTGATCAGCGACATCGCCGACGCCTCGCGCCTCGACGCCGAACTCGCCCGCGCCGAGGCGGGCCGGGTCGATCTGAGGAAGCTCATCACCACGGTGGTGTCGGTGGCCAACGAACGCCGGCGCCGGGGCGACGCGGCGATCGACCTCACCGTCGAACCGGCGCCGTCCGGCACCGAGGACCCCTTCGCGATCCTCGGTCACGACAGCCGGCTCGGCCAGGTGGTCAACAACCTCCTGGACAATGCCCGCTCGTTCTCGCCCAAGGGGGCGACCGTCCGGGTGGCCCTGCGGCGGCGGCGCAACGCCGTCGAGCTGACCGTGGAGGATGACGGGCCGGGCATCCCGCCCCACGCCCTGGAGCGGATCTTCGAGCGCTTCTACACCGACCGGCCGGAACAGGGGTTCGGGCAGAATTCGGGTCTCGGCCTGTCGATCTCGCGCCAGATCGTGCAGGCCCATCGCGGCACGATCCGGGCCGAGAACCGCCTCGGGCCCCTGGGGGAAGACGGCGAGCCGGCCCTGCTCGGCGCCCGCTTCATCGTCCGCATCCCAGCCCAGAGCCGTTGA
- a CDS encoding HPr kinase/phosphorylase — translation MGAVHASCVVLGEDGILIRGASGSGKSTLVRDLIGLGAISGVFAALVGDDRVALTQRHGRLVAAPHPALAGLLEIRGLGLQPVDAAVPSAILRLVVDLAEAAPRMPDASEETVLLQGVALPRMVLSPDPGRAATVLWRWRRLRVMMMTD, via the coding sequence ATGGGCGCCGTCCATGCCAGCTGCGTCGTGCTGGGCGAGGACGGCATCCTGATCCGGGGCGCATCGGGCAGCGGCAAATCGACCCTGGTGCGTGACCTGATCGGGCTCGGCGCTATCTCGGGCGTCTTCGCCGCCCTCGTCGGCGACGACCGGGTGGCCCTGACGCAGCGGCACGGCCGCCTCGTCGCCGCACCGCACCCGGCCTTGGCCGGGCTCCTGGAGATCCGCGGGCTCGGCCTGCAACCCGTTGACGCTGCGGTGCCTTCCGCGATCCTGCGCCTCGTCGTCGACCTCGCCGAGGCCGCCCCGCGGATGCCGGACGCATCCGAGGAGACGGTTCTTCTCCAGGGGGTGGCGCTTCCCAGGATGGTCCTGTCGCCGGACCCCGGCCGGGCCGCAACGGTGCTGTGGCGTTGGCGCCGCCTCCGTGTCATGATGATGACCGATTGA
- a CDS encoding PTS sugar transporter subunit IIA, with amino-acid sequence MIGMVLVTHGLLATEFKAALEHVVGPQEQLETITIGPEDDMEVRRKDIMSAVCRVNTGDGVVVLTDMFGGTPSNLALSCMNGGSVEVVAGINLPMLIKLASVRDEESLGDAVLHAQEAGRKYINVASRVLAGK; translated from the coding sequence ATGATTGGAATGGTGCTCGTCACCCACGGCCTGCTCGCGACGGAATTCAAAGCCGCGCTGGAGCACGTCGTTGGGCCGCAGGAGCAGCTCGAGACGATCACCATCGGCCCCGAGGACGACATGGAGGTCCGTCGCAAGGACATCATGTCGGCGGTGTGCCGGGTGAATACCGGTGACGGCGTCGTCGTGCTGACCGACATGTTCGGGGGGACGCCCTCGAACCTCGCGCTCTCGTGCATGAATGGCGGCTCGGTCGAGGTGGTCGCCGGCATCAACCTGCCGATGCTGATCAAGCTCGCCAGCGTGCGCGACGAGGAATCCCTCGGGGACGCGGTGCTCCACGCCCAGGAGGCCGGGCGCAAGTACATCAACGTCGCCTCGCGGGTGCTCGCCGGGAAGTAG
- a CDS encoding HPr family phosphocarrier protein, producing MTPFADTDEPDGELPPVPEGASARDLPIINRRGLHARASAKFVQTVEKFGSEVTVSRGGETVGGRSIMGLLTLGAAQGTSIRVTALGPDQDSCMEAITALLANRFGEDE from the coding sequence ATGACGCCCTTTGCCGATACAGACGAGCCCGACGGCGAATTGCCGCCGGTTCCCGAGGGTGCCAGCGCCCGCGACCTCCCCATCATCAACCGCCGCGGCCTGCACGCCCGGGCCTCCGCCAAGTTCGTGCAGACGGTGGAGAAGTTCGGCTCCGAGGTCACGGTGAGCCGGGGCGGCGAGACGGTGGGCGGGCGCTCGATCATGGGCCTGCTCACCCTCGGCGCGGCGCAGGGGACCAGCATCCGGGTCACGGCGCTCGGGCCCGACCAGGATTCCTGCATGGAGGCGATCACCGCCCTCCTCGCCAACCGCTTCGGCGAGGACGAGTAG
- a CDS encoding GNAT family N-acetyltransferase, with the protein MSTPFTLIEGGLTGAVSLRAELRHPSSLREPEVEAWRSLMARVLEPSVYADPDFTLTVAQHLADGRTLALLLVWQDGLRVPTLRGVLPLQLPARQGLAGRARLWRLPLAGTAEAAIDAGHAAAVLRTALDHLRGSPLRLVDLHWPDLRPDSGLAVALGEAAGSTGRRLAVVDQEEMTAPDPAPLTLPAGRTSLERVRDPVRLRDAVEHFLVLDARRGPGSLLADPTTATAFRVVTRRFAHRGQACVDLVRRDGEVVAAAVHLATGRHDTIWRQAGLCLAQGPALASAPARIEALVTVEASGGARRQPERTSLRRLMRLRA; encoded by the coding sequence ATGAGCACTCCCTTCACGCTGATCGAAGGCGGTCTGACGGGCGCGGTGAGCCTGCGGGCGGAGCTGCGCCATCCCTCCTCGCTGCGCGAGCCCGAGGTGGAGGCCTGGCGCAGCCTGATGGCCCGGGTGCTCGAGCCCAGCGTCTACGCCGATCCGGACTTCACCCTGACGGTGGCGCAGCATCTCGCCGACGGCAGGACCCTCGCCCTGCTGCTGGTCTGGCAGGACGGCCTGCGCGTTCCGACCCTGCGCGGCGTGCTGCCGCTGCAGTTGCCGGCCCGCCAGGGGCTGGCCGGCCGCGCCCGGCTCTGGCGCCTGCCGCTCGCCGGGACAGCCGAGGCGGCGATCGATGCCGGCCATGCCGCGGCGGTGCTGCGCACCGCCCTCGACCACCTGCGAGGATCGCCGTTGCGGCTCGTCGATCTGCACTGGCCGGACCTGCGGCCGGATTCGGGCCTCGCGGTCGCGCTGGGCGAGGCCGCGGGCAGCACCGGACGCCGCCTCGCGGTGGTGGACCAGGAGGAGATGACGGCGCCCGATCCCGCCCCCCTGACCCTGCCGGCCGGGCGGACCTCGCTGGAGCGGGTGCGCGACCCGGTGCGCCTGCGCGACGCCGTCGAGCATTTTCTGGTGCTCGATGCCCGGCGCGGTCCGGGCAGCCTGCTCGCGGATCCGACGACGGCGACCGCCTTCCGGGTGGTGACGCGGCGCTTCGCCCATCGCGGCCAGGCCTGCGTCGATCTGGTGCGGCGGGACGGGGAGGTGGTGGCGGCGGCCGTCCACCTCGCGACGGGCCGGCACGACACGATCTGGCGCCAGGCCGGACTCTGCCTGGCGCAAGGACCGGCCCTGGCATCGGCGCCCGCGCGCATCGAGGCCCTGGTCACGGTCGAGGCCTCGGGCGGCGCGCGCCGGCAGCCGGAACGGACGAGCTTGCGCCGGCTGATGCGCCTGCGGGCGTGA
- a CDS encoding CobW family GTP-binding protein, producing MTDTPGRPAPIPLTILTGFLGAGKTTLLNRLLQSPDLADTVVIVNEFGEVGLDHLLIETVDEGMILLGAGCLCCTVRGDLIATLEDLLRKRDNGRIQPFRRVVIETTGLADPAPILHALLYHPYVAMRYALQGVVTVVDAVNGDGTLDAHPEALRQVAVADRLIVTKTDLAGGSAERVRARLARINPGAAILAPDAPADAMLGGLFDLDGKVADVRAWLGAEDGHHHHHGHGHHHHDVNRHDAAIRAFHLVSDAPVPRAAFEMFLDLLRSAHGPKLLRLKGLVALTDDPARPVVVHGVQHVVHTPATLPAWPDGDTRSRLVLIVRDLDPAFVRRLWDAFLGRPAIDAPDAAALTGNPLAIPGG from the coding sequence ATGACCGACACCCCCGGCCGCCCGGCCCCGATCCCGCTCACGATCCTCACCGGCTTCCTCGGGGCCGGGAAGACCACCCTGCTCAACCGGCTGCTGCAGTCGCCGGACCTCGCCGACACGGTGGTGATCGTCAACGAGTTCGGCGAGGTCGGGCTCGATCACCTGCTGATCGAGACGGTGGACGAGGGGATGATCCTGCTCGGGGCCGGCTGCCTGTGCTGCACGGTGCGCGGCGACCTGATCGCCACCCTGGAGGACCTGCTGCGCAAGCGCGACAACGGGCGGATCCAGCCGTTCCGCCGGGTGGTGATCGAGACCACCGGCCTCGCCGACCCGGCGCCGATCCTGCACGCGCTGCTCTACCACCCCTACGTCGCGATGCGGTACGCGCTCCAGGGCGTGGTCACGGTGGTCGACGCGGTCAACGGCGACGGCACCCTCGACGCCCATCCGGAGGCCCTGCGCCAGGTCGCGGTGGCCGACCGGCTGATCGTCACCAAGACCGATCTGGCGGGCGGGAGCGCCGAGCGCGTGCGCGCCCGCCTCGCCCGGATCAACCCGGGCGCCGCGATCCTGGCGCCGGACGCCCCGGCGGACGCGATGCTCGGAGGGTTGTTCGATCTCGACGGCAAGGTGGCGGACGTGCGGGCCTGGCTCGGGGCGGAGGACGGGCATCACCACCATCACGGTCACGGCCATCACCACCACGACGTCAACCGGCACGATGCGGCGATCCGGGCCTTCCATCTGGTGAGCGACGCGCCGGTGCCGCGAGCGGCGTTCGAGATGTTCCTCGACCTGCTGCGCTCCGCCCACGGGCCGAAGCTCCTGCGCCTGAAGGGGCTGGTGGCGCTCACCGACGATCCGGCGCGCCCGGTGGTGGTGCATGGGGTGCAGCACGTCGTCCACACGCCCGCGACCCTGCCGGCCTGGCCCGACGGCGACACCCGCTCGCGGCTGGTCCTGATCGTGCGCGATCTCGATCCCGCCTTCGTGCGCCGGCTGTGGGACGCCTTCCTGGGCCGGCCGGCCATCGACGCGCCGGACGCCGCGGCACTCACCGGCAACCCGCTGGCGATCCCGGGCGGCTGA
- a CDS encoding HigA family addiction module antitoxin — MDPDNDLRMKTPAHPGGFVRADIIEAYGLSVTDAAQMLGVTRPALSALLNERSSLSPEMALRIEKAFGVSMDTLMRMQTSFDIAQARLREGEIRVERFTGSPVDPQPMRG; from the coding sequence ATGGACCCTGACAATGACCTGCGAATGAAGACCCCCGCCCATCCGGGCGGGTTCGTACGGGCTGACATCATCGAAGCCTACGGCCTCTCGGTGACCGACGCCGCGCAAATGCTCGGCGTCACCCGCCCTGCCCTGTCGGCGCTGCTCAACGAGCGCTCGTCCCTGTCCCCCGAGATGGCGCTGCGCATTGAGAAGGCGTTCGGCGTCTCCATGGATACGCTGATGCGCATGCAGACCAGCTTCGACATCGCGCAGGCGCGGCTGCGCGAGGGCGAGATCCGGGTCGAGCGGTTCACCGGATCACCGGTCGATCCGCAGCCTATGCGGGGGTGA
- a CDS encoding D-alanyl-D-alanine carboxypeptidase family protein, with product MFTAALLPRLAGRLFGLGALLAAGTAGAVTAPMLVVDVDSGKVIYNQGGTDPWYPASITKLMTTYVALDMVRQGRASMDQLLTISEAAAAEPPSKMGFKPGTQLTLDNALKIIMVKSANDVAWAIGENLGGSIDGFAAQMNETAQRLGMRDSHWYNPNGLPDPRQWTSARDMAVLARALLRDFPENRDLFSISAIQFGRAVMPNHNGLLGRYAGVDGMKTGFICSGGFNVVATANRNGRRIITVVMGQASARERDLKAADLFDYGFGQSGFSFGGQTINELPVSSISAPPDMRPYICDKRRPMPADSDSSAVTAGAAAGGNADNATAQLMAAGAPPSSALAFATMNSAALRNRALPPRAPLQPVLVWTGRDPAESAIAANDDAAPAKPAAVKPARVKVAKPVPQKPAPSRSIAATGATVPQPKLLARHKGATPAAASAFTSTGPATAVIAEPKGHKAAVTPAAKPAAKAVKPSAKPAQKAEAKPAAKPAVKSARKKDD from the coding sequence ATGTTCACTGCTGCGCTGCTGCCGCGCCTCGCCGGACGCCTCTTCGGCCTCGGCGCCCTTCTGGCTGCCGGGACGGCGGGAGCGGTCACCGCACCGATGCTGGTCGTCGACGTCGATTCCGGCAAGGTGATCTACAACCAGGGCGGCACAGACCCCTGGTACCCGGCCTCGATCACCAAGCTGATGACGACCTACGTCGCCCTCGACATGGTGCGCCAGGGCCGCGCCTCGATGGACCAGCTCCTCACCATCTCGGAGGCCGCCGCGGCCGAGCCGCCCTCCAAGATGGGCTTCAAGCCCGGCACCCAGCTCACCCTCGACAACGCCCTCAAGATCATCATGGTGAAGTCGGCCAACGACGTCGCCTGGGCGATCGGCGAGAATCTCGGCGGCTCGATCGACGGCTTCGCCGCCCAGATGAACGAGACCGCGCAGCGCCTCGGCATGCGCGACAGCCACTGGTACAACCCCAACGGCCTGCCCGATCCGCGGCAATGGACCTCGGCCCGCGACATGGCGGTCCTCGCCCGGGCGCTGCTGCGCGACTTCCCCGAGAACCGCGACCTGTTCTCGATCTCGGCGATCCAGTTCGGCCGCGCGGTGATGCCGAACCACAACGGCCTGCTCGGCCGCTATGCCGGCGTCGACGGGATGAAGACCGGCTTCATCTGCTCGGGCGGCTTCAACGTGGTGGCGACCGCCAACCGCAACGGCCGGCGCATCATCACGGTGGTGATGGGCCAGGCGAGCGCCCGCGAGCGCGACCTGAAGGCCGCCGACCTGTTCGATTACGGCTTCGGGCAGTCGGGGTTCAGCTTCGGCGGCCAGACGATCAACGAACTGCCGGTCTCGTCGATTTCGGCCCCGCCGGACATGCGGCCCTATATCTGCGACAAGCGCCGGCCGATGCCGGCCGACTCGGATTCCTCCGCGGTGACCGCGGGAGCGGCCGCCGGCGGCAACGCCGACAACGCCACCGCGCAGCTGATGGCCGCCGGCGCGCCGCCCTCCTCGGCGCTCGCCTTCGCCACCATGAACAGCGCGGCCCTGCGCAACCGCGCCCTGCCGCCCCGGGCGCCGTTGCAGCCGGTGCTGGTCTGGACCGGCCGCGACCCGGCCGAGAGCGCCATCGCGGCGAACGACGATGCGGCGCCGGCCAAACCCGCTGCGGTGAAGCCCGCCCGGGTGAAGGTGGCCAAGCCCGTGCCGCAAAAGCCCGCTCCGAGCCGCAGCATCGCGGCGACCGGCGCCACCGTGCCGCAGCCCAAGCTGCTGGCCCGCCACAAGGGCGCGACGCCGGCCGCGGCCTCCGCCTTCACCTCGACCGGCCCGGCCACCGCGGTGATCGCCGAGCCGAAGGGGCACAAGGCGGCCGTGACGCCCGCCGCGAAGCCGGCTGCCAAGGCGGTGAAGCCGTCGGCCAAGCCTGCTCAGAAGGCCGAAGCCAAGCCCGCGGCGAAGCCGGCCGTGAAGTCGGCGCGCAAGAAGGACGACTGA
- the queD gene encoding 6-carboxytetrahydropterin synthase QueD, with protein sequence MKITQAFTFEAAHRLPNVPATHRCHRMHGHSYRVELTLDGPVDPETGWVVDFFDVEAAFGPVLERLDHYCLNEVPGLENPTAEHIAVWIWEKTRPALPLLSSVKVFETPMSWAEYTGA encoded by the coding sequence ATGAAGATCACCCAGGCCTTCACGTTCGAGGCGGCGCACCGGCTGCCGAACGTGCCCGCGACCCATCGCTGCCACCGCATGCACGGCCATTCCTACCGGGTGGAGCTGACCCTCGACGGGCCGGTCGACCCGGAGACCGGCTGGGTGGTCGATTTCTTCGATGTCGAGGCCGCCTTCGGGCCGGTGCTCGAACGCCTCGACCATTACTGCCTCAACGAGGTGCCGGGCCTCGAGAACCCCACTGCCGAGCACATTGCGGTGTGGATCTGGGAGAAGACGCGGCCGGCCCTGCCGCTCCTGTCCTCGGTCAAGGTGTTCGAGACGCCGATGTCGTGGGCGGAATATACCGGCGCGTGA
- a CDS encoding nucleotidyltransferase family protein yields MRLAAIIRSDPDLTALLAKARHLALPQWRLVAGCLYQTVWNALTGRPRGHGIRDYDLIYFDDIDLSWDAEDAVLRRAAPVLAEGVGPVEIRNQARVHLWFERRFGGPYPPLPSADAALARYAAVVHAVGVRLEPDDTLSIAAPFGLADLFGMVLRPNPALANGPAYAAKAERARALWPELTVIPWPGAAEAPVKCAGDTAAISTGLSPAPSPFSTSP; encoded by the coding sequence TTGCGGCTCGCCGCCATCATCCGGTCCGACCCCGACCTGACGGCGCTCCTGGCGAAGGCCCGCCACCTCGCCCTGCCGCAATGGCGCCTCGTCGCCGGCTGCCTGTACCAGACGGTCTGGAACGCCTTGACCGGCCGTCCGCGCGGCCACGGCATCCGCGACTACGACCTGATCTACTTCGACGATATCGACCTCTCCTGGGACGCCGAGGACGCGGTCCTGCGTCGCGCGGCCCCCGTGCTCGCGGAGGGCGTCGGCCCGGTCGAGATCCGCAACCAGGCCCGCGTCCATCTGTGGTTCGAGCGCCGCTTCGGCGGCCCCTACCCTCCCCTTCCGAGCGCCGACGCCGCGCTCGCCCGCTACGCGGCGGTGGTCCACGCGGTCGGGGTGCGGCTCGAGCCGGACGACACGCTGTCGATCGCCGCGCCGTTCGGCCTCGCCGACCTGTTCGGGATGGTCCTGCGCCCCAACCCCGCCCTCGCCAACGGGCCGGCCTACGCCGCCAAGGCGGAGCGGGCCCGGGCGCTGTGGCCCGAACTGACCGTGATCCCCTGGCCTGGAGCGGCGGAAGCGCCTGTCAAGTGCGCGGGAGACACGGCGGCGATTTCCACCGGCCTGTCCCCGGCGCCCTCCCCATTCTCGACAAGCCCTTGA